In one Echinicola marina genomic region, the following are encoded:
- a CDS encoding glycoside hydrolase family 95 protein, translating to MNKLITLLSIFSLLCLSCGTSEKVDQSIEVSDDHLRLWYDEPAEQWVEALPVGNGRLGAMVFGDPNKETIQLNENTLYAGRPYRNDKPEAKEALSEARKLIFEGKYDEAQELINQKFFSGVYGMPYQTLGNLRLNFYGEEPTSEYSRELDLEKAIVTTRYEKGGVNYETKVLSSFPDQVIVVQITADKAGALEFSATMDRPGQFDLRTNGNEELILTGISSDHEGIKGGVEFESRVRIVTENGKMSATDDNLAVTGADKATLYISMATNFENYQDISGDETEKASAFLEKATNKGFDAILNDHVADYQQYFKRVSLDLGETDAVDKPTDDRIVEFSQGNDPQLVTLYFQFGRYLLISSSRPGGQPANLQGIWADQLKPAWDSKYTVNINTEMNYWPSEITNLSEMNEPLVQMVRELSETGKKTARDMYGASGWVMHHNTDIWRITGPVDGAFWGQWPMGGAWLSQHLFDKYEYAGDIAYLESVYPILKGAAEFYLDFLVEEPDNGWLVVAPSVSPENAPYSDHGASVSAGTTMDNQLVFDVFTKTVRAAEVLGVDAEMRQKINEKLEQLPPMQIGSWGQLQEWMYDWDNPEDKHRHVSHLYGLFPSNQISPYRNPELFEAARTSLVARGDESTGWSMGWKVNLWARLLDGNRALKLITDQLSPAILPDGKHKGGTYPNLFDAHPPFQIDGNFGCSSGIAEMLLQSHDGAIHILPALPDAWQEGKVSGLRARGGFELAIEWKKNQPKKIVIKSTLGGNCRIRSHYPLSGDGLSEAEGENANPFYQEPNTKKPLIAGGAELNGLSLKKIYEYDLATSLGEVYEIVQDEK from the coding sequence ATGAATAAACTAATAACCCTTTTATCAATTTTTAGTCTGCTTTGCTTGTCTTGTGGGACTTCCGAAAAGGTGGATCAAAGCATCGAAGTTTCGGATGATCATTTGCGGCTTTGGTACGATGAACCTGCGGAACAGTGGGTGGAAGCATTGCCGGTTGGGAATGGCCGTTTAGGAGCGATGGTATTTGGAGATCCAAATAAGGAAACCATTCAGCTCAATGAAAATACTTTATATGCTGGAAGGCCCTATCGAAATGACAAGCCCGAGGCCAAAGAAGCTTTGTCAGAAGCTAGGAAGCTGATTTTTGAAGGAAAGTATGACGAAGCCCAGGAACTTATCAACCAAAAGTTTTTTAGCGGTGTCTATGGTATGCCTTATCAAACATTGGGGAATTTGAGATTGAATTTTTATGGAGAGGAACCAACTTCCGAATATTCGAGAGAACTCGATTTAGAAAAGGCCATTGTAACTACCCGGTATGAAAAGGGAGGTGTAAACTATGAAACCAAAGTGCTGTCCTCTTTTCCTGATCAGGTGATTGTGGTACAAATAACAGCGGATAAAGCGGGTGCCCTCGAATTTTCAGCCACCATGGACCGCCCTGGGCAATTTGATCTGCGCACCAATGGCAATGAGGAATTGATCCTTACAGGAATTTCAAGTGATCATGAAGGCATCAAAGGAGGAGTAGAATTTGAATCACGGGTAAGGATCGTGACAGAGAATGGGAAAATGTCTGCTACAGATGACAATTTAGCAGTAACCGGTGCAGATAAGGCCACCTTGTATATTTCCATGGCCACAAATTTTGAGAACTACCAGGATATCAGTGGGGATGAGACTGAAAAAGCCAGTGCTTTTTTGGAAAAGGCCACCAATAAAGGCTTCGACGCTATATTAAATGATCATGTGGCTGATTATCAGCAATATTTTAAGCGGGTGAGCCTTGATTTAGGAGAGACTGATGCCGTGGATAAGCCCACAGATGACAGAATTGTTGAATTTTCACAGGGAAATGATCCGCAATTAGTGACCCTTTATTTTCAGTTTGGCCGTTATTTGTTGATTTCTTCCTCCCGTCCAGGAGGTCAACCGGCCAATTTACAGGGGATATGGGCAGATCAGCTCAAGCCTGCTTGGGATAGCAAGTATACGGTCAATATCAACACCGAGATGAATTACTGGCCTTCGGAGATCACCAACCTATCTGAGATGAATGAACCCTTGGTCCAAATGGTCAGAGAACTATCCGAAACAGGGAAGAAAACGGCTAGAGATATGTATGGAGCTTCAGGTTGGGTGATGCACCATAATACGGATATTTGGCGGATTACTGGACCGGTTGACGGGGCTTTTTGGGGACAGTGGCCCATGGGCGGTGCTTGGCTTTCCCAACATTTGTTTGACAAATATGAATACGCTGGTGACATAGCCTATCTGGAATCTGTTTATCCCATTCTCAAGGGGGCTGCTGAATTTTATTTGGATTTTTTGGTTGAGGAACCTGACAATGGTTGGTTGGTGGTAGCGCCTTCTGTGTCCCCAGAAAATGCACCTTATAGTGATCATGGGGCATCAGTTTCCGCAGGAACTACCATGGACAATCAACTGGTTTTTGATGTTTTTACCAAAACTGTACGTGCCGCAGAGGTGCTGGGAGTGGATGCTGAGATGAGGCAAAAGATTAACGAAAAACTGGAGCAACTTCCTCCAATGCAAATAGGAAGCTGGGGGCAACTTCAGGAATGGATGTATGATTGGGACAATCCCGAGGACAAGCACCGCCATGTTTCCCACTTGTATGGACTCTTTCCATCCAATCAGATTTCCCCTTACAGAAATCCGGAATTGTTCGAAGCAGCTAGAACTTCTCTGGTGGCCCGAGGTGATGAATCCACCGGTTGGTCCATGGGCTGGAAGGTCAACCTTTGGGCAAGGTTGCTGGACGGCAACCGAGCACTTAAACTGATCACGGACCAGTTGAGTCCGGCCATATTGCCGGACGGAAAACACAAAGGAGGCACCTATCCAAATTTGTTTGATGCACATCCCCCTTTCCAGATCGATGGTAACTTTGGCTGCTCGTCCGGAATTGCGGAAATGTTGCTGCAGAGCCATGATGGAGCTATCCATATTTTGCCTGCTTTGCCCGATGCCTGGCAGGAAGGTAAAGTCAGCGGGCTAAGAGCCAGAGGGGGCTTTGAATTGGCAATAGAATGGAAGAAAAACCAGCCAAAGAAAATTGTTATAAAATCCACTCTAGGTGGGAACTGTAGAATTCGCTCTCATTATCCGCTTTCTGGAGATGGACTCTCGGAAGCAGAGGGAGAGAATGCTAATCCATTTTACCAAGAACCGAACACCAAGAAACCCTTGATCGCAGGAGGTGCTGAGCTAAACGGGCTGTCACTGAAGAAGATATATGAATATGATCTGGCGACATCTTTAGGTGAAGTATATGAAATAGTCCAAGATGAAAAATGA
- a CDS encoding family 43 glycosylhydrolase has product MPKISYNKNYSILIALFVLWAGISKAQNPLVKDQFTADPSAMVVGDRVYVYPSHDVYWEENNGRENWFCMQDYHVFSSENLTDWTDHGVILRQENVPWGNPTANSMWAPDCIESNGKYYFYFPDHSNASSVNGEGFTIGVAVADHPEGPFVPQEEPIKGVKGIDPNVFIDDDGQAYLYWSQGHIYGAKLKENMLELAAEPVILQELPSKGLKEGPYMFKRNGNYYLTYPHVENETERLEYAIGENPLGPFEFKGVIMDESPTGCWTNHHSIINFKGQHYLFYHHNDYSPDFDKNRSIRADSLFFEADGSIRKVVPSLRGIGLSSAFEKVHLDRYSELSETGATIAFLEESNPFLGWKTILGNQEGWVKFDAVDFGKGDARSMTWRVRAPQGGKVQIRQVSKEGQLISEVELVKNEEWQSITVPLAYRPLGIQDLVLQGSEAVEVDWVRWEKAKEGLGSL; this is encoded by the coding sequence ATGCCTAAAATATCCTATAATAAAAACTACTCCATCCTAATTGCCCTTTTTGTCCTTTGGGCAGGAATTTCCAAGGCCCAGAATCCTTTGGTCAAGGACCAATTCACAGCGGATCCATCTGCCATGGTAGTAGGTGATAGGGTTTATGTTTATCCTTCACATGATGTTTATTGGGAGGAAAATAACGGTAGGGAAAATTGGTTCTGCATGCAGGATTATCATGTGTTTTCATCCGAAAACCTCACTGACTGGACCGATCACGGAGTTATCCTTCGTCAAGAGAATGTCCCTTGGGGAAATCCCACCGCCAACAGCATGTGGGCACCAGACTGTATTGAAAGCAATGGAAAATATTATTTCTATTTTCCTGACCATAGCAATGCATCCAGTGTGAATGGGGAAGGTTTTACCATTGGGGTGGCCGTGGCAGACCACCCGGAAGGTCCGTTTGTCCCCCAAGAAGAGCCGATAAAAGGAGTAAAGGGAATAGATCCGAATGTGTTCATTGATGATGATGGCCAGGCTTATCTCTATTGGTCTCAAGGCCATATTTATGGAGCAAAACTCAAGGAAAATATGCTTGAGCTGGCAGCTGAGCCTGTGATTTTACAAGAGCTTCCGAGCAAAGGCCTTAAAGAGGGACCTTATATGTTCAAAAGAAATGGTAACTATTACCTTACCTATCCTCATGTGGAAAATGAGACAGAAAGGCTCGAATATGCCATAGGAGAGAATCCTTTGGGGCCTTTTGAATTTAAAGGGGTGATTATGGATGAGTCCCCTACAGGCTGCTGGACCAACCATCATTCGATCATCAATTTTAAAGGACAGCATTATCTGTTTTACCATCATAATGATTATTCTCCTGATTTTGACAAAAATAGGTCTATAAGGGCGGATAGTTTGTTTTTTGAAGCAGATGGAAGTATTCGAAAGGTAGTGCCTAGCCTTCGGGGCATAGGATTGAGCAGTGCTTTTGAGAAAGTCCATCTGGATCGTTACAGTGAGCTCAGTGAAACTGGAGCTACTATTGCCTTTTTGGAAGAGTCAAATCCATTTCTAGGCTGGAAAACGATTTTGGGAAATCAGGAAGGCTGGGTCAAATTTGATGCGGTGGATTTTGGAAAGGGAGATGCCCGAAGTATGACCTGGAGGGTCAGGGCTCCCCAAGGTGGAAAAGTTCAAATCAGGCAAGTAAGCAAAGAGGGACAGTTAATCAGTGAGGTAGAGTTGGTGAAGAATGAAGAATGGCAATCCATCACGGTTCCGCTGGCTTATAGGCCTTTGGGGATTCAGGATTTGGTTTTGCAAGGAAGTGAAGCAGTAGAAGTGGATTGGGTAAGGTGGGAAAAGGCCAAAGAAGGACTGGGAAGTTTATAG
- a CDS encoding glycoside hydrolase family 43 protein has translation MNFVVAFFIGHTAVSQDQGAKNPIIHADVPDMSMIRVGDTYYMSSTTMHMNPGVPVMKSKDLSNWELINYAYDQLGEVDALNMENGKNAYGAGSWASCLRFHEGTYYLSTFSSTTGKTYIFTTNDMEEGSWKTHSFSPSYHDHTLFFDEDGKIYMIWGGGKLHMVELKSDLSGVKPGTERVLIENATAPSGPNVMLPAEGSQLFKVNGKYYLFNISWPQGGMRTVIVHRADQITGPYEGKVMLQDKGVAQGGLIDTPSGEWYAYLFRDNGAVGRIPYLVPVEWKNGWPVLGEEGKVPDQLDLPVNGSLIPGIVASDDFDRKRKDKDLPLVWQWNHNPDPAYWSVRERKGYLRLTTARVDASLIEAKNILTQRTIGPKCTGVTKIDLSGMKDGDFAGLALLQKLYGQLGVKDENGQKVLVMINADSGETKEIERVPLNTKSVYLKAICDFTDRRDEANFFYSLDGKEWKAIGSTLHMKYTLPHFMGYRFALFNYATKSPGGHVDFDYFHITDQP, from the coding sequence ATGAATTTTGTGGTGGCTTTTTTTATTGGCCATACTGCGGTGTCACAGGATCAAGGCGCAAAAAACCCTATCATCCATGCGGATGTACCGGATATGTCCATGATTCGAGTTGGTGATACTTATTATATGAGTAGCACCACCATGCACATGAATCCTGGTGTTCCGGTCATGAAGTCAAAGGATTTGTCCAATTGGGAATTGATTAATTATGCTTATGATCAATTGGGAGAAGTAGATGCCCTCAACATGGAAAATGGGAAAAATGCATATGGGGCTGGCTCTTGGGCAAGCTGTTTGAGATTTCATGAAGGGACTTATTACCTCAGTACTTTTTCTTCCACCACAGGCAAGACCTATATTTTTACCACCAATGATATGGAAGAAGGTTCATGGAAAACACATTCCTTTTCTCCTTCCTATCATGACCATACTTTATTTTTTGATGAGGATGGTAAAATTTATATGATATGGGGGGGAGGAAAGCTCCATATGGTAGAGTTAAAATCGGATTTATCAGGAGTCAAGCCCGGTACGGAAAGGGTGTTGATAGAAAATGCTACTGCTCCATCTGGGCCCAATGTGATGCTCCCGGCAGAAGGATCACAATTGTTCAAGGTAAATGGGAAGTATTACCTTTTTAATATCTCTTGGCCCCAAGGCGGGATGCGTACGGTCATTGTCCATAGAGCTGATCAGATAACCGGGCCCTATGAGGGAAAGGTCATGTTGCAGGACAAAGGAGTCGCTCAGGGAGGTTTGATCGATACGCCAAGTGGTGAGTGGTATGCTTATCTTTTCCGTGACAATGGAGCTGTTGGAAGAATACCCTATCTGGTACCAGTGGAATGGAAAAATGGCTGGCCGGTACTGGGAGAGGAAGGGAAGGTGCCAGATCAGTTGGATCTTCCTGTCAATGGAAGCCTGATTCCTGGTATTGTTGCTTCAGACGATTTTGACCGGAAAAGGAAAGACAAGGACTTGCCTTTGGTCTGGCAGTGGAACCATAATCCCGATCCGGCCTATTGGTCAGTTAGGGAAAGAAAAGGATACCTGCGCTTAACCACAGCAAGGGTGGATGCTTCTCTTATCGAAGCTAAAAATATTCTGACCCAGCGGACCATAGGCCCAAAATGTACAGGTGTCACCAAAATTGATTTATCAGGGATGAAGGATGGGGACTTCGCTGGCCTTGCATTGCTCCAGAAACTTTATGGACAGTTGGGGGTGAAAGATGAGAATGGCCAAAAGGTGTTGGTGATGATCAATGCAGATTCCGGAGAGACTAAAGAAATTGAACGAGTCCCACTCAACACAAAGTCTGTTTACCTGAAAGCTATTTGTGATTTTACCGATCGCCGTGATGAAGCCAATTTCTTTTACAGCCTTGATGGCAAAGAATGGAAAGCTATTGGGTCGACACTTCACATGAAGTATACACTTCCTCATTTTATGGGCTATCGCTTTGCCTTGTTCAATTATGCGACCAAATCACCTGGAGGCCATGTAGACTTCGATTACTTTCATATTACTGACCAACCCTAA
- a CDS encoding endo-1,4-beta-xylanase, whose protein sequence is MQFRSTLHQFIPVLIGFICLSLLACSTSGESINRNPVVLKDTFQEKFVMGTALNAWQITGRDTSSIQIAKEHFSGIVAENIMKSGRIQPREGEFNFDLADQFVEFGEENNMQIHGHTLIWHSQAPRWFFTDEEGNEVSPELLTERMRKHIYTVVGRYKGRVHSWDVVNEAILDDGSYRKSKFHQILGKDFIKLAFQFAHEADPDAELYYNDFSMSQAGKREGVVKMVKELQEEGIRIDGIGMQGHISLEHPEIEAFEKSMLAFSDLGVQVMVTELDLSVLPSPWRNREAGANISDNADYEDRMNPYKDGLPDSVSQAFDKRYLEFFELFLKHQDKVSRVTLWGVNDSNSWKNNWPVRGRKDYPLLFDRENKAKPIVEKLINLAKQ, encoded by the coding sequence ATGCAGTTTCGATCCACCCTACATCAATTTATACCCGTCCTGATCGGTTTCATTTGTTTGAGCCTTTTGGCCTGCAGTACTTCGGGAGAATCCATAAATAGAAATCCTGTTGTTTTAAAAGATACTTTTCAAGAGAAGTTTGTAATGGGTACAGCCCTAAATGCATGGCAAATAACCGGCAGGGATACCTCTTCCATTCAAATTGCAAAAGAACATTTCAGCGGTATTGTCGCTGAAAACATCATGAAAAGCGGTCGGATACAGCCACGTGAGGGGGAGTTTAATTTTGATCTGGCTGATCAGTTTGTGGAATTTGGGGAAGAAAACAATATGCAGATCCATGGGCATACGCTTATTTGGCATTCTCAGGCTCCCAGATGGTTCTTTACCGATGAAGAGGGGAATGAGGTGTCACCAGAATTGCTGACTGAGCGAATGCGCAAGCACATCTATACTGTTGTGGGCCGATATAAAGGTCGGGTGCATTCCTGGGATGTGGTCAATGAGGCCATATTGGATGATGGAAGCTATAGAAAGAGCAAGTTTCATCAAATTTTAGGCAAGGACTTTATCAAACTGGCCTTTCAGTTTGCTCATGAAGCTGATCCGGATGCAGAACTGTATTATAATGATTTTTCTATGTCCCAAGCAGGTAAACGGGAAGGTGTGGTCAAGATGGTAAAAGAACTTCAAGAGGAAGGTATTCGAATAGATGGTATAGGTATGCAGGGACATATCAGCTTAGAACATCCGGAAATTGAAGCGTTCGAAAAGAGCATGCTCGCCTTTTCTGATTTAGGAGTGCAGGTCATGGTTACCGAATTGGATCTTTCTGTGCTTCCTTCCCCATGGAGAAATAGGGAAGCGGGAGCCAATATTTCGGATAATGCGGATTATGAAGATCGGATGAATCCCTACAAAGATGGTTTGCCAGATAGTGTGTCGCAGGCTTTTGATAAACGATACTTGGAATTTTTTGAGCTTTTCCTGAAACACCAGGATAAGGTTTCCAGGGTTACCCTATGGGGGGTAAATGATAGTAATTCTTGGAAAAACAATTGGCCGGTGAGGGGTAGGAAAGACTATCCTTTGCTTTTTGACAGGGAAAATAAAGCAAAGCCCATAGTTGAAAAACTGATAAATCTTGCCAAGCAATAA
- a CDS encoding peptidyl-prolyl cis-trans isomerase translates to MKSGFIILSLLILLGAACDRKHDKVLLQIGSYTLTANEYESIKKNEKYSQLSTEQLHERLLEEGLILAYALDHQYDTIKQIAKQLEYIQRFYASTVEGYVWNRKVKPHLKVSEEALQKAYKRRNVGYDIEVILIPTREMLLEYLDPEVKVNTVEGFNRLKEEVDADERIKNYTYTSHYPFNPMGIYLENLAQLNIGDVIGPLETLNGFFIVHISDSKRTPLRPYEQEKSVIEQDLLFGLKEKYIWESQQRIFEEANPIMHEQAIVDMAAMFDPDNKNWPGVDPESVLMEYRFEGENIPYTASNFMEFARHQPVFKGLLSNHNDMKKMMGSFLIGKYLLQEAKDMGMEGDEEYLQWIKNRTNGVFVHHFKRKKILPELKVSDDELKAYYDSNSEKFQCFGEAKIKVYKHADYQQAMESRQLLQEQIQFDKKRTKESIAELEIIEIEMPNEHYSVPIIEAVIKQSSGELSMPVKVGESFWLVKLLSKSGTSTIPFQLVQHQIQNNLLKEKESKIRGQQITLLKETYPISINLLESQVATLK, encoded by the coding sequence ATGAAATCTGGTTTTATAATTCTTTCATTACTCATTTTGCTAGGTGCCGCTTGTGACCGGAAGCACGATAAAGTATTGCTTCAAATTGGATCTTATACGTTGACTGCCAATGAATATGAGTCCATTAAAAAAAATGAAAAGTATAGTCAATTATCCACAGAGCAATTACATGAACGCTTACTGGAAGAAGGGTTGATTTTGGCTTATGCATTGGATCACCAGTATGATACAATAAAGCAAATAGCCAAGCAACTGGAATATATTCAACGCTTTTACGCTTCAACTGTAGAAGGCTATGTTTGGAATAGAAAGGTGAAGCCACATCTCAAGGTCAGTGAAGAAGCACTTCAAAAGGCCTATAAGCGCAGAAATGTAGGGTATGATATAGAGGTGATACTTATTCCTACGAGGGAAATGCTTTTGGAATACCTAGATCCGGAAGTAAAAGTAAATACTGTTGAAGGTTTTAACAGACTAAAGGAAGAGGTGGATGCGGATGAAAGGATTAAAAATTATACTTACACATCCCATTACCCATTTAACCCAATGGGGATATACCTTGAAAATTTGGCCCAATTAAATATTGGGGATGTTATTGGGCCATTGGAGACTTTAAATGGATTCTTTATTGTCCATATCTCCGACTCGAAAAGAACACCTTTAAGGCCATATGAGCAAGAAAAGTCCGTTATTGAGCAGGATTTACTTTTTGGTTTGAAAGAAAAGTACATATGGGAAAGCCAACAGCGGATTTTTGAGGAGGCAAATCCTATTATGCATGAACAGGCGATTGTGGATATGGCTGCCATGTTTGATCCGGATAATAAAAATTGGCCAGGGGTAGATCCTGAATCTGTATTGATGGAATACAGGTTTGAGGGGGAGAATATTCCCTATACGGCAAGCAATTTTATGGAATTTGCCCGACATCAGCCTGTATTTAAGGGCCTATTATCAAATCATAATGATATGAAAAAGATGATGGGCAGCTTTTTAATTGGTAAATACCTGCTTCAAGAAGCGAAAGACATGGGGATGGAAGGGGATGAGGAGTATTTACAGTGGATTAAGAACAGGACAAATGGGGTTTTTGTACACCATTTTAAGCGGAAAAAAATCTTACCGGAGTTGAAAGTGTCAGATGATGAACTGAAAGCATATTATGATAGCAATTCCGAAAAATTCCAGTGTTTTGGTGAGGCGAAGATCAAGGTTTATAAGCATGCTGATTATCAACAGGCCATGGAAAGCCGGCAATTGTTGCAGGAGCAAATCCAATTTGATAAAAAAAGAACAAAAGAAAGTATAGCTGAATTAGAGATCATAGAGATTGAAATGCCTAATGAGCATTATAGTGTGCCAATTATAGAGGCTGTAATCAAGCAAAGTTCCGGGGAATTGTCCATGCCCGTCAAAGTAGGAGAGTCCTTTTGGTTGGTCAAATTGCTGTCTAAATCCGGCACATCTACTATTCCTTTCCAATTAGTTCAGCATCAAATTCAAAATAACTTATTGAAAGAAAAAGAGAGCAAAATACGTGGTCAGCAAATAACTTTATTGAAAGAGACTTACCCGATTAGTATCAATCTATTGGAGTCACAAGTGGCCACATTAAAATAA
- a CDS encoding cellulase family glycosylhydrolase, with amino-acid sequence MNIKNATYVGGIIMLWLFFGCSTTDDPFPDQKEKEEEDEVLAISWPKPIQPLHVEGRFLKDPCGNSVNLHGVAMTPSPWFNGGHVGEWRWNNYDVEGCLAYNKSVMDKLSAGDEDGWYLNYVRLHIDPYWSNTPGEPIPENDISRFNFDRFVTAVDKVIVPLIEHAKSRGMYIILRPPGVCPHEIAVGDEYYDYLMTIWDHVSQHPDLKNTDHVMFELANEPVHILGTNGEYGSDTPAHYEALQQFFQPIVDKIRDNGAGNILWIPGSGYQSHYRGFADYPIVGENIGYAVHLYPGYWGQDLNDPTALRQQWERNFKPVADFAPIAVTEIDWAPEQYGVWGKGGITGTANGWGFGANFKLLADETGNVSWNLLAPENLIDRGDPEGGIAYDADPDACAKPVHQWFREYAEELELCEGTAGE; translated from the coding sequence ATGAATATAAAAAATGCCACTTATGTGGGCGGAATTATCATGTTATGGCTTTTTTTTGGGTGTAGCACGACCGATGATCCTTTTCCAGATCAGAAGGAAAAGGAAGAAGAGGATGAAGTTTTAGCCATCTCTTGGCCCAAGCCGATACAGCCACTACATGTAGAAGGTAGGTTTTTGAAGGATCCCTGTGGTAATTCTGTGAACCTTCATGGAGTGGCCATGACCCCAAGTCCCTGGTTCAATGGGGGACATGTAGGGGAATGGCGATGGAACAATTATGATGTGGAAGGATGTCTGGCCTATAACAAGTCCGTGATGGATAAACTTTCCGCCGGTGATGAAGATGGATGGTACCTGAATTATGTCCGCTTGCATATCGATCCTTATTGGTCCAATACACCTGGTGAACCTATTCCGGAAAATGACATTTCCCGATTTAATTTTGACCGCTTTGTTACGGCTGTGGATAAGGTGATCGTGCCTTTGATTGAGCATGCCAAGTCCAGAGGGATGTATATCATACTGCGCCCTCCTGGGGTCTGTCCGCATGAAATTGCCGTAGGAGATGAGTATTATGATTACTTGATGACCATTTGGGACCATGTTTCCCAGCATCCTGACCTGAAAAATACAGACCATGTGATGTTTGAATTAGCCAATGAGCCGGTACATATTTTGGGCACGAATGGTGAATATGGTAGCGATACGCCGGCCCATTATGAGGCTTTACAACAGTTCTTCCAGCCGATTGTAGATAAGATCAGGGACAATGGGGCGGGAAACATCCTTTGGATACCCGGTTCGGGATATCAATCCCACTACCGGGGATTTGCCGATTACCCTATTGTGGGAGAAAATATCGGCTATGCCGTCCACCTATATCCCGGTTACTGGGGACAGGACCTCAATGACCCCACTGCCTTACGGCAACAGTGGGAAAGGAATTTTAAACCTGTAGCTGATTTTGCGCCTATAGCGGTGACGGAAATTGATTGGGCACCGGAGCAATATGGTGTATGGGGAAAAGGAGGCATTACCGGTACGGCCAATGGTTGGGGCTTTGGCGCCAATTTCAAGTTGTTGGCTGATGAAACGGGAAATGTCAGTTGGAACCTACTGGCTCCAGAAAACCTGATCGACCGGGGAGACCCCGAAGGAGGTATTGCTTATGATGCTGATCCGGATGCCTGCGCCAAACCGGTGCATCAATGGTTTCGGGAGTATGCGGAGGAATTGGAGCTATGTGAGGGTACAGCAGGAGAATAA